In a genomic window of Candidatus Wallbacteria bacterium:
- the phoU gene encoding phosphate signaling complex protein PhoU, whose product MSNHLHHEVEKLKDKILALTGVVKDAVQKAVRSVEELDPELAQKVIEGDKKIDRTEVEIEEECLKLLALYQPVATDLRFIVAVLKINHDIERIGDLAVNIAERTLYLSKFPPVLVPFNYSQMRTKALGMLSESLDALMRHDAHSAREVRGSDNEVDDINREMYAKISEAIRINPEQVELMLSYLSVSRQLERIADSATNIAEDVIYLIEGHIVRHKKPMYPETDD is encoded by the coding sequence ATGTCTAACCATCTGCATCACGAAGTGGAAAAACTGAAGGACAAAATCTTGGCTCTCACCGGAGTCGTCAAAGACGCGGTGCAGAAAGCTGTACGTTCGGTGGAGGAGCTTGATCCGGAACTCGCTCAAAAAGTCATCGAGGGAGACAAAAAAATTGATCGCACTGAAGTGGAGATAGAAGAAGAGTGTCTTAAGCTTCTGGCTCTTTACCAGCCTGTAGCTACGGACTTGCGCTTCATCGTGGCAGTGCTCAAAATCAATCATGACATCGAGCGCATCGGGGACCTGGCCGTGAACATTGCGGAACGTACCCTGTATCTCTCTAAATTTCCGCCAGTGCTGGTACCCTTCAATTACTCGCAGATGCGAACCAAGGCTCTGGGAATGCTGAGCGAGAGCCTGGACGCCCTGATGAGGCACGATGCCCATTCCGCTAGAGAAGTCAGAGGTTCCGACAATGAAGTGGACGACATCAACCGTGAAATGTATGCTAAAATCAGCGAAGCAATCAGGATTAATCCTGAGCAGGTGGAACTGATGCTGAGCTATCTCTCAGTCAGCAGACAGCTTGAACGCATCGCGGATTCAGCCACCAATATTGCGGAAGACGTGATCTATCTGATCGAAGGCCATATCGTGAGACACAAGAAACCAATGTATCCTGAGACCGACGATTGA
- a CDS encoding phosphate ABC transporter substrate-binding protein, giving the protein MANRKVLIFLIAGIFASILCFGCGSSRSNYVKVVGSTSIQPFAELLADEYSRTHQDARLVEVQGGGSTAGIQAAGNKLADIGMCSRLLSSEETLQFTATVIARDGLAIVVNPENPISNLSVDQLRGLFSGRIRNWNQVGGMNCQVWPITREEGSGTRDAFAKLVMGHEHISFSALTQESNGAVKELVKGDRGAIGYMSLGLVNKELKSLLIDSVEATVLNIQTGSYQLNRPFLFVVKGDPNPETRKFIDFVLSDAGQKILTSEGLVSAK; this is encoded by the coding sequence ATGGCGAACCGGAAAGTTTTGATTTTTCTGATCGCAGGAATTTTCGCCTCAATCCTCTGCTTCGGATGTGGAAGCTCGAGATCCAACTATGTGAAGGTGGTAGGCTCAACTTCGATCCAGCCTTTTGCAGAACTGCTGGCTGACGAATATTCAAGAACACATCAGGATGCCCGGCTGGTAGAAGTGCAGGGAGGTGGCTCCACTGCGGGGATTCAAGCTGCAGGGAACAAGCTCGCAGATATCGGCATGTGCTCACGCTTGTTGAGTTCAGAGGAGACTCTGCAATTCACTGCCACAGTGATTGCCAGGGACGGCTTAGCCATTGTGGTCAATCCGGAAAATCCGATCTCAAATTTATCTGTAGATCAACTGCGCGGACTTTTCAGCGGCAGGATCAGAAACTGGAATCAGGTTGGAGGAATGAACTGCCAGGTATGGCCGATCACCCGTGAGGAAGGCTCAGGCACACGCGACGCTTTTGCCAAACTGGTGATGGGACACGAACACATTTCCTTCTCAGCCCTGACTCAGGAATCAAACGGTGCAGTCAAGGAACTGGTCAAAGGCGACAGGGGCGCGATTGGATACATGTCTCTGGGATTGGTGAACAAAGAGCTGAAATCTCTGCTCATCGACAGTGTGGAAGCCACGGTTTTGAATATTCAGACCGGCAGTTACCAGCTGAATCGTCCATTCCTTTTCGTAGTTAAAGGGGATCCAAACCCTGAAACCAGAAAATTCATCGATTTTGTGCTGTCTGATGCTGGTCAGAAGATTCTGACCAGCGAAGGACTGGTGAGCGCGAAATGA
- the pstB gene encoding phosphate ABC transporter ATP-binding protein PstB: MDYKIQALDLNLYYGKFQALRNVEIFIRPKTITAIIGPSGCGKSTLLRCFNRLNELIKHVTVSGRILLDGKDIYSPEMSMTMLRRQVGMVFQRPNPFPMSVFENVAYGPRVHGEFERGKLLETVEKSLSATMLWKELKDKLDSPALSLSPEQQQRLCISRLLAVEPAVLLMDEPCSALDPISTGHIEDLMRELAKKYTIIIVTHNMQQAARVSSETAFMLLGDLVEFGDTTAIFENPHDRRTEEYVSGRYG; the protein is encoded by the coding sequence ATGGACTATAAAATACAGGCTCTGGATCTGAATCTTTATTATGGAAAATTCCAGGCCTTGAGAAATGTGGAAATTTTCATCCGTCCAAAGACAATCACGGCTATCATCGGACCTTCCGGCTGCGGGAAATCTACGCTGCTGCGCTGTTTCAACAGGCTGAATGAATTGATTAAACATGTGACAGTCAGCGGGAGGATTCTGCTGGACGGCAAAGACATCTATTCACCTGAAATGAGCATGACCATGCTGCGCCGCCAGGTGGGAATGGTCTTCCAACGGCCGAATCCTTTCCCTATGTCGGTTTTTGAAAATGTGGCATACGGCCCCAGGGTACACGGAGAATTCGAGCGGGGAAAACTCCTGGAAACAGTGGAAAAGAGCCTGTCAGCCACCATGCTCTGGAAAGAATTGAAGGACAAACTGGACTCCCCTGCCCTTTCGCTCTCGCCTGAACAGCAGCAGAGGCTCTGCATCTCGAGACTTCTGGCTGTGGAACCTGCAGTTCTTCTGATGGATGAACCGTGCTCGGCGCTCGACCCTATCTCTACAGGCCATATCGAAGACCTGATGAGGGAGCTGGCGAAAAAGTACACGATCATCATAGTTACGCACAACATGCAGCAGGCTGCGCGGGTATCGAGCGAGACAGCCTTCATGCTGCTGGGAGATCTGGTCGAATTCGGTGATACTACAGCGATCTTTGAAAACCCGCATGACAGAAGGACTGAGGAATATGTATCCGGACGATACGGATAG
- a CDS encoding peptide-binding protein, whose product MIFISGCGAPPEPVVQENANSTQTGEVIYPVVYGGTLVDSAGANPVSLNPLLTNDTASGAVTGMVFDGLLSYDDNYALRGDLAESWEVSADGMNISFRLRKGVKWHDGVEFTAEDVKFTYQKMIDPKVDAPFRSRFVIIDSIEIIDPYDLRVHYGKPFSPGLERWVFPIIPKHILENEDFNSSSFNQKPIGTGPYRFVEWIPDDRVILKVNQDYFAGKPFISQWIIRIMPDNSMAFLSLKRDELDLMGLTLDQYVKQVDSEEFRKMFNVYHYPRGDVFHYVGYNFLKPIFQDRRVRRALTMAIDRQKLIDEIFYGYGQITTGPFSMKAWAYDKNIKPWPYSPEQARVLLSEAGWKPGPDGILERDGKKFEFEVILSGPDKTREMIANAIASYWESVGVKAHLKTMEWSVFLKALKEKNFDATLGAWSVGPEPDHYHIWHSSQIPDVAKEKAGSNYISYSNPEADRLWDEGRATFDMQKRREIYGKIHALLHEDQPYTFLFVKESIVAVNKRVKGVTITPSGLNESKFWYIPEELRKY is encoded by the coding sequence ATGATTTTCATATCCGGCTGCGGAGCTCCTCCAGAGCCTGTTGTGCAGGAAAACGCGAATTCTACCCAGACAGGGGAAGTAATCTACCCGGTAGTCTATGGTGGTACTTTAGTGGATTCCGCAGGGGCCAATCCGGTTTCACTCAACCCGCTTCTGACTAACGACACTGCTTCCGGAGCCGTCACTGGCATGGTGTTTGACGGACTTCTGTCCTATGACGATAACTATGCCCTGCGGGGAGACCTGGCCGAGTCCTGGGAAGTGTCGGCAGACGGGATGAACATTTCCTTCAGGCTCAGAAAGGGAGTCAAATGGCACGACGGGGTGGAATTCACTGCCGAAGACGTGAAATTCACTTATCAGAAAATGATCGATCCTAAAGTGGACGCTCCATTCCGCAGCAGATTTGTGATTATAGATTCAATCGAAATCATTGACCCTTACGATCTTCGCGTGCATTACGGGAAGCCTTTTTCGCCCGGGCTGGAACGCTGGGTTTTTCCGATCATCCCGAAGCACATCCTGGAAAATGAGGATTTCAACAGTTCCAGCTTCAACCAGAAACCGATCGGCACTGGCCCATACCGTTTCGTGGAATGGATACCTGACGACAGGGTAATCCTGAAGGTCAATCAAGATTACTTCGCAGGCAAGCCTTTCATCTCCCAGTGGATTATCCGGATCATGCCCGACAATTCAATGGCTTTCCTTTCTCTCAAGCGCGATGAACTGGACCTGATGGGCCTGACCTTAGACCAGTATGTGAAACAGGTGGATTCGGAAGAATTCAGGAAGATGTTCAATGTTTACCATTATCCCAGGGGCGATGTGTTCCATTATGTGGGATACAACTTTCTGAAGCCGATCTTCCAGGACAGGAGGGTGCGCAGGGCACTGACCATGGCGATCGACAGGCAGAAGCTCATTGACGAAATTTTTTACGGATATGGGCAGATCACAACTGGCCCCTTTTCCATGAAGGCCTGGGCTTATGACAAGAATATCAAGCCCTGGCCATATTCACCTGAGCAGGCTAGGGTCTTGCTGTCCGAGGCAGGCTGGAAACCGGGGCCAGACGGCATACTCGAGCGGGATGGTAAGAAGTTCGAGTTCGAAGTAATACTTTCCGGACCGGACAAGACCAGGGAAATGATCGCCAACGCGATTGCAAGCTACTGGGAAAGCGTGGGAGTCAAAGCTCATCTGAAGACAATGGAATGGAGCGTATTTTTGAAAGCGCTGAAAGAAAAGAATTTCGACGCCACTCTGGGTGCATGGAGCGTAGGCCCGGAACCGGACCACTACCACATCTGGCATTCGTCGCAGATCCCGGATGTTGCAAAGGAAAAAGCGGGCAGCAACTACATTTCCTATTCCAATCCTGAAGCAGACAGGCTCTGGGACGAGGGCAGGGCGACTTTCGACATGCAGAAGCGGAGGGAAATTTACGGGAAAATCCATGCTCTGCTCCATGAAGATCAACCCTATACATTTCTCTTTGTCAAGGAATCGATTGTAGCTGTCAATAAAAGGGTCAAAGGAGTGACCATCACGCCCAGCGGACTAAACGAATCTAAATTCTGGTACATCCCCGAAGAACTCAGAAAATACTAG
- the pstC gene encoding phosphate ABC transporter permease subunit PstC, translating into MKQEKMVSTILLLIALTAFSSLLLITVFIFWEGLPVILRIGPGNFFLSGDWEPLDGHFGILSMIIGSLLVTLGAMAIGVVFGLSLAIVLTQFCPSGLSIILKQTVELLAGIPSVVYGFMGVVTIVPLIRNYLGGPGLSVLAASIVLGIMVLPTVTSISIDALRAVPRSYWEGSIALGATQWQTTRMLMLRAARSGILAAVILGMGRAIGETMAVIMVAGNTLEIPHGILSPVRTLTSNIALEMGYASGEHRQALFATGVTLFVIIMILNSIALYVSGKRGKAGEP; encoded by the coding sequence ATGAAACAGGAGAAGATGGTCAGCACAATCCTGTTATTGATAGCCCTGACCGCATTTTCCAGTCTGCTTTTGATCACAGTCTTCATTTTCTGGGAAGGGTTGCCCGTGATTCTCAGGATCGGGCCAGGGAATTTTTTTCTCTCCGGCGACTGGGAGCCTCTGGACGGGCATTTCGGAATCCTGTCCATGATCATCGGTTCCCTGCTGGTCACGCTGGGTGCAATGGCGATCGGTGTGGTTTTCGGACTCTCGCTCGCTATAGTGCTGACCCAGTTCTGCCCGAGCGGACTGTCCATAATCCTGAAACAGACAGTTGAACTTCTCGCAGGCATCCCTTCTGTAGTATATGGTTTCATGGGCGTAGTCACGATAGTCCCGCTGATCAGGAATTACCTGGGCGGACCAGGACTGTCGGTACTTGCCGCTTCCATCGTACTGGGCATCATGGTCCTGCCCACTGTCACCAGTATTTCCATCGATGCCCTGCGGGCAGTACCGCGTTCCTATTGGGAAGGGTCTATCGCACTGGGGGCCACTCAATGGCAGACCACCCGGATGCTGATGCTGAGAGCGGCCAGATCCGGCATCCTTGCTGCCGTCATCTTAGGCATGGGCCGGGCTATCGGAGAAACCATGGCAGTGATCATGGTAGCCGGCAATACTCTGGAAATCCCCCACGGGATTCTTTCTCCTGTCAGGACTCTCACCAGTAATATTGCCCTGGAAATGGGTTACGCCTCTGGCGAGCACAGGCAGGCTCTCTTTGCTACTGGTGTCACACTGTTTGTGATCATCATGATCCTGAACTCGATCGCATTGTATGTCTCAGGAAAGCGCGGAAAGGCAGGGGAGCCATGA
- a CDS encoding endo alpha-1,4 polygalactosaminidase, which translates to MRKIETSLIVLTILLCCSASLYSEEKPKTSPWLSVNDFLYQLQKFDLNAAGKSKFDLVVTDYSRDGSEEQKYTKEEIAALKNSPGGSKLVLSYLSIGEAESYRYYWEKSWDADGDGKPDAGAPSWLGPMNPEWEGNYKVKYWDPGWQKIIFGAKDSYLDKIIDAGFDGVYLDIIDAYEYWGPDGKSWMTRPTAEQQMVDFVMAMAKYARVTKGKPDFGIFPQNGEGLSSHKDYLETVSGIGKEDTWYDGNTANPSGDIAGILSNLDVFKKGGKLVLVIDYVTKQEKIDDFYNKAKAKGYVPYATVRPLDKLTVNQGHEPD; encoded by the coding sequence ATGAGAAAAATCGAAACTTCGTTGATCGTTTTAACGATTTTACTTTGCTGTTCAGCCAGTCTGTACAGTGAAGAAAAGCCTAAGACTTCACCCTGGCTTTCTGTGAATGATTTTCTCTACCAGCTGCAGAAATTCGACTTGAATGCAGCCGGAAAATCCAAATTCGACCTGGTTGTGACTGATTATTCCAGGGATGGTTCTGAAGAGCAGAAATACACAAAAGAGGAAATTGCTGCTCTTAAAAACAGTCCTGGGGGATCCAAGCTGGTTCTCAGCTACCTGAGCATCGGGGAAGCGGAAAGCTACCGTTATTACTGGGAAAAAAGCTGGGACGCGGACGGGGACGGGAAACCGGATGCAGGCGCTCCATCCTGGCTGGGGCCGATGAACCCGGAATGGGAAGGCAATTACAAGGTCAAATACTGGGATCCTGGCTGGCAGAAGATCATCTTCGGAGCAAAAGACAGCTACCTGGACAAGATTATTGACGCAGGATTCGACGGTGTTTACCTGGACATCATCGATGCCTATGAATACTGGGGTCCTGACGGGAAGAGCTGGATGACCCGTCCCACTGCAGAACAGCAGATGGTGGATTTTGTGATGGCTATGGCCAAATATGCAAGAGTGACAAAGGGAAAGCCTGATTTCGGAATTTTCCCCCAGAACGGGGAAGGTCTTTCCTCGCACAAAGATTATCTTGAAACCGTATCAGGGATCGGCAAGGAAGATACCTGGTATGACGGAAACACAGCCAATCCCTCAGGAGACATTGCGGGAATCCTCTCCAATCTGGATGTTTTCAAGAAGGGCGGCAAGCTGGTGCTGGTAATTGATTACGTGACCAAACAGGAGAAGATCGACGATTTTTACAATAAAGCCAAGGCTAAAGGTTATGTCCCTTATGCCACAGTGCGGCCGCTGGACAAGCTTACTGTCAATCAGGGGCATGAACCGGATTAG
- a CDS encoding winged helix-turn-helix domain-containing protein, protein MPDAITRKSCGRSQELEELENLLSSQKVLVIAGLPGIGKTSFLQAFAGLLNNRQDFSGRILWISCRKGWNEQDLFAEITQKTVELTGETKFFQVKVSASDIISMLEENELLLFLDDFQWIENPATIELVREGRFLKKGHLVIATRKRISLPPLELIEIHEKRLEGLKQEDAELLMDQLLELHGIEKLDAVQKDRIFHKVKGHPYSLKLFISLLVTGGYSLDSLLESASEFDEERERHLLEQVWNTFETAEQVILKFLSVLRIPIKLEEFPSLFDRHSRTALRKLLDNYLVESTSEGRVYLHDLMRNRATENLAETDRIRFHTEVADIFAAKRKPVLGELKEAYFHYREAGRNELAVDVLSKLAYEILIRGEESENIYHLLDQALEGECGDKREILLKNRIELLIYWRQFAEAEAMLGRLEKKINRDFLSAKLNFRRGQFSEAVRLFESGLAKNPTRDEQADAYSTLALCYNYLGNLAGAEEYFRKALSEVREDCHPFFQAKNFLNLGIFLAHRGEVYKAIESLERAEKIFREYNALGRLANVLYNKAVFYFDIMELGKIRKYLDESTDVRENIKDKYGLVYNYSMRAELYFLEGDYRQSKAENRKALSLAERKSWIFPMAFVNSALGLVETRLGNPQAAEQHHKAALSYFDKIDYPVQKEWAHLNYAQFLLCERRIDEALTYLMQVKTFAESCSQQELLSRVLFFLYAAEKLKADEHCSVYNEEYNKTREKLPEQFRKRLDVEFQWFIENVLKSGSGIVLSRRQGSLACNQEELEDFRKQGKTCAFFADFLNRELFVDGKKVPFFKKKVLVTLLTILVRNPGKLISPEEIFRAVWGRKYESDSDGANLRMNISRLRKALGSDSERFIRSSAEESGYYFDSESDYMLILPE, encoded by the coding sequence ATGCCGGATGCAATCACTCGAAAAAGCTGCGGGCGCAGTCAGGAACTGGAAGAACTGGAAAACCTGCTGTCCAGCCAGAAAGTACTGGTGATCGCAGGCCTTCCGGGCATCGGCAAGACCTCGTTTCTTCAGGCTTTTGCCGGTCTGCTGAACAACCGGCAGGATTTTTCCGGCCGAATTCTCTGGATCTCATGCCGCAAAGGATGGAACGAGCAGGATCTGTTCGCTGAGATTACCCAGAAAACTGTCGAACTGACAGGTGAAACGAAATTTTTCCAGGTCAAGGTTTCGGCTTCAGACATTATTTCCATGCTGGAAGAGAACGAACTGCTGCTGTTCCTCGACGACTTCCAGTGGATCGAAAATCCAGCCACAATTGAACTGGTGCGTGAGGGACGCTTCTTGAAAAAAGGGCATCTGGTGATTGCCACCAGAAAAAGGATTTCCCTGCCGCCTCTTGAATTGATCGAAATCCACGAAAAACGCCTGGAAGGTCTGAAGCAGGAAGATGCTGAGCTTCTGATGGACCAACTCCTTGAGCTGCACGGCATCGAAAAACTTGACGCAGTGCAGAAGGATAGGATTTTCCACAAAGTCAAGGGCCATCCTTATTCCCTCAAACTTTTCATCAGCCTGCTCGTCACAGGCGGATATTCACTGGACTCGCTGCTTGAATCAGCCTCGGAATTCGATGAAGAGCGGGAGCGGCACCTGCTCGAACAGGTCTGGAACACTTTTGAAACCGCTGAACAGGTCATCCTGAAATTCCTGTCCGTATTACGGATTCCAATAAAACTTGAGGAATTCCCTTCTCTCTTCGACCGCCATTCCAGGACTGCCCTCAGAAAACTTCTGGATAATTACCTGGTGGAATCAACCAGTGAAGGCAGGGTCTACCTGCACGACCTGATGCGAAACCGCGCTACGGAAAATCTCGCTGAGACTGATCGGATCCGATTTCATACTGAAGTTGCAGATATCTTTGCCGCCAAAAGGAAGCCTGTGCTCGGGGAGCTGAAAGAGGCGTACTTCCATTACCGCGAAGCAGGCCGCAATGAACTGGCTGTAGATGTGCTCAGCAAGCTGGCTTATGAGATCCTGATCAGAGGCGAGGAGAGCGAGAACATCTATCACCTTCTGGACCAGGCCCTGGAAGGCGAATGCGGCGACAAGCGTGAAATTCTGCTCAAAAACAGGATCGAACTCCTTATCTACTGGCGGCAGTTTGCGGAAGCAGAAGCAATGCTCGGCAGGCTGGAGAAAAAAATCAACCGCGATTTTCTTTCAGCCAAGCTCAATTTCAGGAGAGGCCAGTTTTCGGAAGCAGTCCGCCTGTTCGAATCCGGGCTCGCGAAAAACCCCACCAGGGATGAGCAGGCCGATGCTTACAGCACTCTGGCTCTCTGCTATAACTATCTCGGCAATCTGGCAGGCGCGGAAGAATATTTCCGCAAGGCACTCAGCGAGGTTCGGGAGGACTGCCACCCGTTTTTCCAGGCCAAGAATTTCCTGAATCTGGGCATTTTTCTCGCTCACAGGGGGGAAGTTTACAAAGCCATCGAAAGCCTGGAACGGGCAGAGAAGATCTTCCGCGAATACAACGCTCTCGGCAGGCTGGCCAATGTGTTATACAACAAAGCTGTCTTCTATTTCGACATCATGGAGCTGGGAAAGATCAGAAAATACCTGGATGAGTCCACTGATGTGCGGGAAAATATCAAGGACAAGTATGGCCTGGTCTACAACTATTCCATGCGGGCAGAGCTTTATTTCCTGGAAGGCGATTACAGGCAGTCCAAGGCTGAGAACAGAAAAGCCCTGTCCCTTGCAGAGCGTAAAAGCTGGATTTTCCCGATGGCGTTCGTGAACAGCGCTCTGGGCCTGGTAGAGACGAGGCTCGGCAATCCGCAGGCTGCAGAGCAGCACCACAAGGCAGCTCTTTCATATTTCGATAAAATCGACTACCCGGTGCAGAAGGAATGGGCTCACCTGAATTATGCCCAGTTTTTATTATGTGAGAGGCGGATCGATGAAGCTCTCACATACCTTATGCAGGTCAAGACATTCGCAGAAAGCTGCAGCCAGCAGGAACTTTTGAGCAGAGTGCTTTTCTTTCTTTATGCGGCGGAAAAACTCAAGGCTGACGAACACTGCAGCGTTTATAATGAAGAGTATAATAAAACCAGGGAAAAACTACCCGAACAATTCCGCAAAAGGCTGGATGTGGAATTCCAGTGGTTCATCGAGAATGTTCTCAAATCAGGCTCAGGGATAGTGCTGTCCAGACGTCAGGGAAGCCTTGCCTGCAATCAGGAAGAGCTGGAAGATTTCAGGAAGCAGGGAAAAACCTGCGCCTTTTTCGCGGATTTTCTGAATCGGGAACTCTTTGTGGACGGGAAAAAAGTTCCTTTCTTTAAAAAAAAGGTGCTGGTTACTCTGCTGACCATCCTGGTAAGAAATCCCGGGAAGCTGATATCACCTGAGGAGATTTTCAGGGCAGTCTGGGGACGGAAGTACGAAAGCGACTCGGACGGGGCAAATCTCAGAATGAATATATCCAGATTGCGGAAAGCCCTGGGCAGCGATTCCGAACGCTTCATCCGCTCGTCAGCCGAGGAAAGCGGATATTACTTTGATTCTGAGTCAGATTACATGCTGATTCTTCCTGAATGA
- the pstA gene encoding phosphate ABC transporter permease PstA, which yields MKLTPARSQCLAVSLMWSVAGITIGMLIFVIGYILAHGLPYLNLEFLTSAPLSMGRKGGIFPMIIGTLMVAGLAVSIAAPIGVSTAIYLTEYTKASRLTYLIRFGADCLAGIPSIIFGLFGFVFFVITLGMGLSVLSGALTLAIMVLPTIIRTSEEAIRSVPYSYREVSYGLGSTRWQMVTNVVLRSALPGICTGIVLSLGRSISETAAVMLTAGSALKMPQSVMDSSRTLALHFYILSREGISMPNAYATASVLILTILGLNLAAYMLMRRFGVKER from the coding sequence ATGAAACTCACTCCTGCCCGTTCACAATGCCTGGCAGTCTCTCTGATGTGGTCTGTGGCAGGGATCACGATCGGGATGCTGATCTTTGTGATTGGTTACATCCTGGCGCATGGGTTGCCTTACCTGAACCTCGAGTTTTTAACCTCTGCCCCGCTCAGCATGGGACGCAAGGGCGGAATTTTTCCCATGATCATCGGCACGCTGATGGTAGCGGGCCTTGCTGTTTCGATCGCAGCTCCAATCGGAGTCTCTACAGCTATTTATCTGACAGAATATACCAAAGCAAGCCGTCTGACCTATCTGATCCGTTTCGGGGCAGACTGTCTGGCCGGCATTCCTTCCATCATCTTCGGGCTCTTCGGTTTCGTTTTTTTCGTAATTACCCTGGGGATGGGCCTCTCGGTGCTGTCCGGAGCCCTCACTCTTGCAATCATGGTGCTGCCGACCATCATCCGTACCAGCGAGGAAGCCATCAGGTCTGTTCCATACTCCTATCGCGAGGTAAGTTACGGCCTTGGGAGTACCCGCTGGCAGATGGTGACCAATGTGGTGCTGCGTTCTGCTCTGCCCGGGATCTGCACAGGCATAGTACTTTCGCTCGGCCGCAGCATCAGCGAAACCGCTGCCGTGATGCTGACCGCAGGTTCGGCGCTCAAGATGCCCCAGTCTGTGATGGATTCTTCTCGGACTCTGGCCCTGCATTTCTATATCCTCTCCAGGGAAGGCATTTCGATGCCTAACGCCTATGCCACTGCGTCTGTGCTGATTCTGACGATTCTCGGGTTGAATCTGGCTGCATACATGCTGATGCGAAGATTCGGAGTAAAAGAGCGATGA
- a CDS encoding phosphate ABC transporter ATP-binding protein: protein MNKIKIQVRNFSVSFNGKTALSNLNLDIYENERLAIIGPAGSGKTSFLRALNRLNDLNPGFTYSGKILLDGKDIYDSDTDVAELRRRVGMVYAVPVALPWTIRENLAFGLKLSGITGDSQNQRIENALREAFLWEEVKDRLDQPAFNLSGGQQQRMSMARMLALQPDVLLFDEPCSALDPIATARIEDALETLREKHTIILVTNNTKQAARASDRTAFFLMGELVEISETHKLFTRPEKQRTNEYLIGQFG, encoded by the coding sequence ATGAATAAAATCAAAATCCAGGTGCGGAACTTTTCAGTCAGCTTCAACGGCAAAACAGCTCTTTCAAATCTTAATCTTGATATTTACGAAAATGAGCGCCTGGCAATCATCGGACCTGCCGGGAGCGGCAAGACATCCTTTCTGCGAGCGCTGAACAGGCTGAACGACTTGAATCCCGGCTTTACGTATTCGGGAAAAATCCTGCTGGATGGCAAAGATATTTACGACTCAGACACAGATGTGGCAGAACTGCGCCGCAGGGTGGGAATGGTCTATGCAGTGCCTGTGGCCCTGCCCTGGACGATCCGCGAAAACCTGGCTTTCGGATTGAAGCTTTCGGGTATAACAGGTGACAGTCAGAATCAAAGAATCGAAAATGCCCTCCGCGAAGCCTTTCTCTGGGAAGAAGTGAAGGACAGGCTGGACCAGCCGGCCTTCAACCTCTCAGGCGGCCAGCAACAGCGCATGTCCATGGCCAGAATGCTGGCTCTGCAGCCGGATGTGCTGCTCTTTGACGAACCCTGCTCTGCGCTGGATCCGATCGCCACCGCCAGGATCGAGGATGCCCTAGAAACACTCAGGGAAAAGCATACGATCATCCTGGTGACGAACAATACTAAGCAGGCGGCCCGGGCTTCCGACCGCACAGCCTTCTTTTTAATGGGGGAACTGGTGGAAATCAGTGAGACACACAAGCTTTTCACCAGACCGGAAAAACAGCGGACTAACGAATATCTGATCGGGCAGTTCGGGTGA